A genomic segment from Halomicroarcula saliterrae encodes:
- a CDS encoding Hint domain-containing protein, translated as MDVPTATESAGTFGDIHRLADGGFTGDTEVITTRGPRRIDSLNIGQMLYTLNPTTGLIKTKPVTDIQRLDFEGRFRTIQTRRADLFLHPDQLVPYTTKGLGEIRFQRAGDLREKRFYQFINDWNSLHGTPLRQVDITDILEDYEICVTTEEHGLSFRSQLPERCEPFHQNGYTGFQFKPEMFKQYQGDIEALADEVTIRGGSNQRRRPYKFDGNDFVELIGWFVTEGSLTETEKSVIVQIAQQTPEHRQTIRELFDCLGITVSVSDKSFSVGAPVYADLIEKLCGRTCREMRLPAFVWTLNLAQKRLLLEVLFWGDGNDYGVYYTTSSELAGDVLCLCLELGIKPRYGRRGEMWQIYTGRTNDGFDSTKHTDWEWGPRDRYQLTVEDYSTVLVGRNGRFQWISVSAVS; from the coding sequence ATGGACGTACCAACAGCTACTGAAAGTGCTGGAACATTCGGCGATATTCACCGTTTGGCAGATGGCGGCTTTACTGGTGATACTGAGGTGATTACAACCCGGGGGCCACGCCGAATTGACAGCCTCAATATTGGGCAGATGCTCTACACTCTCAATCCCACAACTGGACTTATCAAAACGAAGCCAGTCACGGATATCCAGCGGCTGGATTTCGAAGGCAGGTTCAGAACGATTCAAACGCGACGGGCAGACCTGTTCTTACATCCTGACCAACTGGTGCCCTACACAACAAAGGGGCTTGGTGAAATCCGATTCCAGCGTGCCGGTGACTTGCGTGAGAAACGCTTCTATCAGTTCATCAACGACTGGAACAGCCTGCATGGAACGCCCCTCAGACAGGTCGATATCACCGATATCCTAGAGGACTACGAAATCTGTGTAACCACCGAGGAGCACGGTTTGAGCTTCAGAAGTCAGCTCCCGGAGAGATGTGAGCCATTTCACCAGAACGGCTACACGGGATTCCAGTTCAAACCAGAGATGTTCAAACAGTATCAAGGAGACATCGAAGCGCTTGCAGACGAGGTCACGATTCGAGGTGGCTCCAATCAGCGACGCCGGCCGTACAAATTCGATGGGAACGATTTCGTCGAATTGATTGGTTGGTTTGTCACTGAGGGCAGTCTCACAGAGACGGAGAAATCTGTCATCGTCCAGATTGCACAGCAAACGCCAGAGCACAGACAGACAATCCGCGAGTTATTCGACTGCCTCGGAATCACAGTGAGTGTCAGTGATAAGTCGTTTTCAGTTGGGGCACCAGTGTATGCAGACCTCATAGAGAAACTATGTGGGAGGACGTGCCGAGAGATGCGACTCCCAGCATTCGTCTGGACGCTTAATCTCGCTCAGAAAAGGCTCTTACTGGAAGTTCTCTTCTGGGGCGATGGGAACGACTACGGCGTGTACTATACGACGAGTTCAGAACTTGCTGGGGATGTCCTCTGTCTCTGTCTAGAGCTCGGTATCAAGCCACGCTATGGTCGACGTGGAGAGATGTGGCAAATCTACACTGGGCGAACCAACGACGGCTTCGATTCCACGAAACACACTGATTGGGAGTGGGGTCCAAGAGACCGGTACCAACTGACCGTTGAGGACTACAGTACCGTACTGGTCGGGAGAAATGGTCGCTTCCAGTGGATTAGCGTAAGTGCAGTGTCGTAG
- a CDS encoding LamB/YcsF family protein, whose product MPVRISINCDMGESFGTYTKGSDAEVCPYITAANIAAGFHAGDPHVMHETVATAAAEGVDIGVHPGLPDKLGFGRREIDITPTEAREYVVYQIGALRAVAATQGLALTHVKPHGALYAILSDSEQHARAVLEGIVEVDPTLTYLATDIQLYDLATESPLDAVFEGYVDLDYRDDRSVIIPKRKEARDPTVVADRFVEIATEGTVESVSGTTLDIPADSICIHGDTPNVVEILDAIHRRLDGTDIELVSLTTQT is encoded by the coding sequence ATGCCCGTCCGCATAAGCATCAACTGCGATATGGGCGAGAGCTTTGGGACGTACACCAAGGGCAGCGATGCCGAAGTCTGTCCATACATCACGGCGGCGAACATCGCCGCTGGGTTCCACGCGGGTGACCCGCACGTGATGCACGAGACAGTCGCAACCGCGGCCGCCGAGGGCGTCGATATCGGCGTCCATCCGGGGCTGCCGGACAAGCTCGGCTTCGGCCGGCGCGAGATCGATATCACGCCGACGGAGGCCAGAGAGTACGTGGTGTATCAAATCGGTGCGTTACGCGCCGTCGCGGCTACACAGGGGCTGGCGCTCACACACGTCAAACCACACGGCGCCCTGTACGCTATCCTCTCGGACAGCGAACAGCACGCCCGTGCCGTCCTCGAAGGTATCGTCGAGGTGGACCCGACGCTGACATACCTGGCCACGGATATACAGCTCTACGACCTCGCGACGGAGTCTCCCCTCGACGCGGTGTTCGAGGGGTATGTCGACCTCGACTACCGCGACGACCGGAGCGTCATCATCCCGAAGCGCAAAGAGGCACGTGACCCCACGGTCGTCGCCGACCGGTTCGTCGAGATCGCGACCGAGGGGACTGTCGAGTCCGTCTCAGGGACCACACTCGATATTCCGGCCGACAGCATCTGTATCCACGGGGACACGCCAAACGTCGTCGAAATCCTCGATGCGATACACCGGCGTCTCGACGGGACGGACATCGAACTGGTCTCGCTCACGACACAGACGTAG
- a CDS encoding DUF7263 family protein: MAPTAGQRAQTTLPAVGVALVLLTLVTALALGLADTAIAGADRTPDERRVAAATAAQLVAADGGLTDRANVLNGSRVNDFDGAALRGEIPATGDYAVEVALDGRTVATTGDGGAPSNARRSSSGRSSDGGTTMRRLVLVKRTDTVSLTPGSRRVTLPRRATSATVTFTPGNGSAVRTMRVNDQVRLHNDSGVRGTVDVRLTPYETTRIDFQTAGRVENGSVQVTYETPRTKKATLAVTVDV, encoded by the coding sequence ATGGCACCGACAGCGGGCCAGCGAGCACAGACGACGCTGCCCGCCGTCGGCGTCGCGCTCGTCCTGCTGACGCTGGTGACGGCGCTGGCGCTCGGACTGGCCGATACAGCCATCGCAGGGGCCGACCGGACGCCGGACGAGCGCAGAGTGGCCGCCGCCACGGCCGCGCAACTGGTCGCCGCGGACGGCGGGCTCACCGACCGGGCCAACGTGCTGAACGGTTCGCGGGTGAACGACTTCGACGGGGCCGCGCTCCGGGGAGAGATACCGGCGACGGGCGACTACGCTGTCGAGGTGGCGCTCGACGGGCGTACCGTTGCGACGACCGGGGACGGCGGTGCGCCGAGCAACGCGAGGCGATCCTCGTCGGGACGCAGTTCCGACGGCGGGACGACGATGCGCCGGCTCGTCCTCGTCAAGCGGACGGACACAGTGTCGCTCACGCCCGGGAGCAGGCGGGTCACGCTGCCGCGGCGGGCCACGAGCGCGACGGTCACGTTCACCCCGGGCAACGGCTCGGCGGTCCGGACGATGCGAGTCAACGACCAGGTCCGTCTGCACAACGACAGCGGCGTTCGGGGGACCGTCGACGTGCGGCTGACGCCCTACGAGACGACGCGCATCGACTTTCAGACGGCAGGCAGGGTCGAAAACGGCTCCGTACAGGTCACCTACGAGACGCCTCGCACGAAAAAAGCCACGCTGGCGGTGACGGTCGATGTCTAG
- a CDS encoding dihydroorotase has protein sequence MTVDTVITNGTVVNPDGTVEADVAIDGEQIVAVGDQSTLPDAETTVDASGKMVLPGAVDVHVHLDDMFSNDTYETASKAAALGGTTTFIDFAWQAWDSEGSIWDEPSTLLEGIERKQEKAADTLIDYSLHGAITRDDYAVFEEFPEVIERGVTSIKMFTAYEFGLSSGFINEVLQEAADYDLVAVLHTEDSSVCEVITDRFKAADNGEPEYYPKSRPDYAEAMAADNAITMAMEAGCRYYGIHTTCRKAADVIAEHRDDHGELIRAETCTQYTVADDSLFDEVGLLPMAAPPLRKPDDNEAMFEHLDRGTIDVVSTDHCGYTTEQKQVYPWWEGTYGMNSLQRSLPVFHDEAVSEREFSYPFLVRKLAANPARIFGLENKGTITPGTHADIVVFDPTRTSPIDPADNASIADFSVYEGREVGTVEQTYVRGELVADDGEIVQDAGYGEFVEREIPSWGNRHE, from the coding sequence ATGACGGTCGATACAGTCATCACGAACGGTACCGTCGTCAACCCGGACGGAACAGTCGAGGCGGACGTCGCGATCGACGGCGAGCAGATCGTCGCCGTCGGTGACCAGTCGACGCTGCCGGACGCGGAGACGACAGTCGACGCGTCGGGGAAGATGGTCCTTCCCGGTGCGGTCGACGTCCACGTCCATCTGGACGACATGTTCTCGAACGACACCTACGAGACGGCCTCGAAGGCCGCGGCGCTGGGCGGGACCACGACCTTCATCGACTTCGCCTGGCAGGCCTGGGACAGCGAGGGAAGCATCTGGGACGAACCGAGTACGTTGCTCGAAGGCATCGAGCGCAAACAGGAGAAGGCGGCCGACACGCTCATCGACTACAGCCTCCACGGGGCGATCACGCGCGACGATTACGCCGTGTTCGAGGAGTTCCCCGAGGTGATAGAGCGCGGCGTAACCTCGATAAAGATGTTCACGGCCTACGAGTTCGGCCTGTCCAGTGGGTTCATCAACGAGGTGTTACAGGAGGCCGCGGACTACGACCTCGTCGCCGTGCTCCACACGGAGGACTCGTCGGTCTGTGAGGTCATCACCGACCGGTTCAAAGCCGCCGACAACGGGGAACCGGAGTACTATCCGAAATCGCGGCCGGACTACGCGGAGGCGATGGCCGCCGACAACGCGATCACGATGGCGATGGAGGCCGGCTGCCGGTACTACGGCATCCACACCACCTGCCGAAAGGCGGCCGACGTTATCGCCGAGCACCGCGACGACCACGGGGAGCTGATACGGGCCGAAACGTGTACCCAGTACACCGTCGCGGACGATTCGTTGTTCGATGAGGTCGGGCTCCTCCCGATGGCTGCCCCGCCTCTCCGAAAACCGGACGACAACGAAGCGATGTTCGAACATCTCGACCGCGGCACCATAGATGTCGTCTCGACCGACCACTGCGGCTATACGACCGAACAGAAACAGGTCTACCCGTGGTGGGAGGGGACCTACGGGATGAACTCGTTGCAGCGGAGTCTGCCGGTGTTTCACGACGAGGCCGTGTCGGAACGCGAGTTCAGTTACCCGTTCCTCGTCAGGAAACTGGCCGCGAACCCGGCCCGGATATTCGGGCTCGAGAACAAGGGGACGATTACGCCGGGCACACACGCGGACATCGTCGTGTTCGACCCGACTCGCACCAGCCCGATCGACCCCGCGGACAACGCCTCTATCGCGGACTTCTCCGTCTACGAGGGCCGGGAGGTCGGGACGGTCGAACAGACCTACGTGCGCGGTGAACTGGTCGCCGACGACGGCGAAATCGTTCAGGATGCCGGCTACGGCGAGTTCGTCGAGCGCGAGATACCCTCCTGGGGGAACCGGCATGAGTAG
- a CDS encoding DUF7262 family protein: MSRAQLPLSLVEVALGATLILGVAFGFTLATPEPDTRGPQLTAYAEDTATILQNDPARHDGTTRLGELVASEPAFERERDALERRVERILPSNVLFRVRTPYGSVGTPIPKRTTTGTATVPTGAGTVRIEVWYA, encoded by the coding sequence ATGTCTAGGGCGCAACTGCCGCTCTCGCTCGTCGAGGTGGCGCTGGGCGCGACGCTGATTCTCGGTGTCGCCTTCGGATTCACGCTGGCGACGCCGGAGCCGGACACGCGCGGGCCACAACTGACCGCGTACGCCGAGGACACGGCGACGATTCTGCAGAACGACCCCGCGCGACACGACGGGACGACCCGTCTGGGCGAACTCGTCGCCAGCGAGCCGGCCTTCGAGCGCGAGCGAGACGCGCTTGAGCGGCGCGTCGAGCGCATCCTCCCGTCGAACGTCCTGTTCCGGGTCCGAACGCCCTACGGCTCGGTCGGGACGCCGATACCGAAGCGGACCACGACCGGGACTGCGACGGTGCCGACCGGCGCCGGGACCGTCCGAATCGAGGTGTGGTACGCGTGA
- a CDS encoding DUF7261 family protein, whose product MVRVTERGQLVLVAAVLVAVALAPVVLAYLQLGYHGDVRATAAYDDPTADTVRVLDRTVTRESADVPRRYAWADRDAAVTDLRGDLAPVRSRLGSAEIERGTVTEITYNTTAAQAWQRGNCPGGPDRQFGDCVTDRGVVVQGRVDRTHVLAVGFDVTTTSQRGETRVTVVLRGLGG is encoded by the coding sequence GTGGTACGCGTGACCGAGCGCGGCCAGCTCGTTCTCGTCGCCGCGGTGCTGGTCGCCGTCGCGCTCGCGCCCGTCGTCCTCGCGTACCTCCAGCTCGGCTACCACGGCGACGTGCGGGCGACCGCAGCCTACGACGACCCGACGGCCGACACCGTTCGCGTTCTCGACCGGACCGTGACCCGCGAGAGCGCCGACGTGCCACGGCGCTACGCGTGGGCTGACCGCGACGCCGCGGTGACCGACCTCCGCGGCGACCTGGCACCGGTCCGCTCGCGGCTCGGGAGCGCCGAAATCGAGCGCGGGACCGTCACCGAGATCACCTACAATACGACCGCGGCGCAGGCGTGGCAGCGTGGCAACTGCCCGGGCGGTCCGGACCGCCAGTTCGGGGACTGTGTCACCGACCGCGGCGTGGTCGTCCAGGGACGCGTCGACCGCACGCACGTGCTGGCGGTGGGGTTCGACGTGACGACGACGAGCCAGCGTGGCGAGACGAGGGTGACGGTGGTGCTTCGAGGGCTGGGCGGGTGA
- a CDS encoding amidase → MSSPLSVPEATIGEIHRAMDEGTLTSAELVETYLDRIAAYDRDGPELTAIVTVNPDARARAATLDDEFAASGPVGPLHGIPVLVKDQAETAGIPTSFGSEAFSEYTPTEDAELVARIKDAGGIVLAKTNLPDWAASWFGYSSVLGETKNPYALDRDPGGSSAGTGAGVAANLGTVGVGEDTGGSVRVPASCCNLFGIRVTTGLISRTGLSPLVTRQDTAGPMARTVTDMTRLLDVMVGYDPADRWTGAVHRAQAADYLDQLDTDALSGARLGVLRDAFGDDGDPDAEPVNAVVEVALERIADAGATLVDPVTIPDLDERIRETSLYVLQSKRDLNDFFAARDDAPVDSVTELYDRDAYHDKLDLFADIATDGPADPTAAESYWRKVAAQEALQREIRYVHAEHDLDALIFPDVQVVPPTRATLQAGIDTAAYPTNTVIGSQSSCPAVSMPAGFTDDGLPVGVELLGTPFRESSLLSLAYSYEQAVDPRRPPEHAPELPT, encoded by the coding sequence ATGAGTAGCCCCCTCTCGGTCCCGGAAGCGACTATCGGGGAGATACATCGGGCGATGGACGAGGGGACACTGACGAGCGCGGAACTCGTCGAGACGTATCTCGACCGCATCGCGGCGTACGACCGTGACGGACCCGAACTGACCGCGATCGTCACCGTGAACCCGGACGCCAGAGCACGGGCGGCGACACTCGACGACGAGTTCGCGGCCAGCGGCCCGGTGGGCCCACTCCACGGGATTCCCGTGCTGGTCAAGGACCAGGCCGAAACGGCCGGGATACCGACCTCTTTCGGGTCCGAGGCCTTCAGCGAGTACACGCCGACCGAAGACGCCGAACTCGTCGCACGGATAAAGGACGCCGGCGGTATCGTGCTGGCGAAGACGAACCTGCCCGACTGGGCCGCCTCCTGGTTTGGCTACTCCTCCGTTCTCGGTGAGACCAAGAACCCGTACGCACTCGACCGCGACCCGGGTGGATCGAGTGCCGGAACCGGCGCCGGCGTGGCGGCCAACCTCGGGACCGTCGGTGTCGGCGAGGACACCGGTGGCTCGGTCCGCGTGCCGGCCTCGTGTTGCAACCTGTTCGGTATCAGGGTGACGACCGGGTTGATCAGCCGCACGGGGCTCTCTCCCCTGGTCACGCGCCAGGATACGGCGGGACCGATGGCTCGTACTGTCACGGATATGACGCGGTTGCTGGACGTGATGGTCGGCTACGACCCCGCGGACCGGTGGACGGGTGCTGTCCACCGGGCCCAGGCTGCTGACTACCTCGACCAGCTGGATACCGACGCGCTGTCGGGCGCCCGTCTGGGCGTCCTCCGGGACGCCTTCGGCGACGATGGCGATCCGGACGCCGAGCCGGTCAACGCGGTCGTCGAGGTGGCCCTCGAACGAATCGCCGACGCGGGCGCGACGCTGGTCGACCCGGTGACGATACCGGACCTCGACGAGCGAATCCGGGAGACATCGCTGTACGTCCTCCAGTCCAAGCGCGACCTCAACGACTTCTTCGCGGCCCGGGACGACGCCCCCGTCGACTCGGTCACGGAACTGTACGACCGGGACGCCTATCACGACAAACTCGACCTGTTTGCCGATATCGCCACCGACGGTCCGGCGGACCCGACCGCGGCGGAGTCGTACTGGCGGAAGGTCGCGGCTCAGGAGGCACTACAGCGGGAGATACGGTACGTCCACGCCGAGCACGACCTCGATGCGTTGATCTTCCCCGACGTGCAGGTCGTCCCGCCGACGCGAGCGACCCTCCAGGCGGGAATCGATACGGCGGCGTATCCGACCAACACGGTTATCGGGTCTCAGTCGTCCTGTCCAGCCGTCTCGATGCCGGCGGGCTTTACCGACGACGGACTCCCGGTCGGTGTCGAGTTACTCGGAACCCCGTTTCGCGAGTCGAGCCTGCTGTCGCTCGCCTACAGCTACGAACAGGCAGTCGACCCGCGCCGACCGCCGGAGCACGCGCCCGAACTGCCCACCTGA